A window of the Henckelia pumila isolate YLH828 chromosome 3, ASM3356847v2, whole genome shotgun sequence genome harbors these coding sequences:
- the LOC140889235 gene encoding uncharacterized protein — protein sequence MDLLKDYDCEIKYHPGSSNPVYDSLSHKVYLNVRVPSVLSEPALYTRIREAHVAYPKTQKLARLDQEGNTFGFHFHADGLLCLSGRVVVLDDATLREDILSQAHRIKFSVHPGSMKM from the exons atggatctgttgaaggactatgattgtgaaatcaagtaccatCCTGGATCTTCGAATCCAGTTTATGATTCGCTTAGTCACAAAGTTTAC CTGAACGTTCGCGTTCCTTCAGTGCTTtccgagccagccttgtatactCGTATTAGAGAGGCGCATGTTGCTTATCCGAAGACACAGAAGCTAGCCCGATTGGATCAAGAGGGGAAcacttttggttttcatttcCACGCTGATGGTCTATTGTGTCTTTCCGGTCGTGTGGTAGTTCTTGATGATGCCACACTAAGAGAGGATATTTTGTCGCAAGCTCATCGTATTAAGTTCTCTGttcatccaggcagcatgaaaatgtaa